The genomic segment GATACATTGCGCGAAGGTATCAGCCTGAGCGCATACGGCCAGAAGGACCCGCTGGTTGAATACAAGCGCGAGTCCTTCGACCTGTTCCAGGAGATGATGAGGGACATGTATAAGGACGCGCTGACGATGCTGTTCCGCGTGCAGTTGCGCGGAGTAGAGGAACGGCGGCAGACGGCGCGGCGGCCGGTCCGTGCTTACAAGCCGGAAGCCGCGGCGGCCCCGGCGGGAGAGTCGGCCGGACCGTCCGACGGCGGGCGCCAGGCTCAACTGGCGAAGCCGGCTCAGGCCCGGCGTTCCACCGACAAGGTGGGGCGTAACGACCCCTGTCCGTGTGGTTCGGGCAAGAAGTACAAGCGGTGCTGTGGAAGTAACAAGCCGGACTGACAGGCGGCCCAGGCGGCCTGCGTCTGAAGATGCCGGCTCCGTGAATCGCGAAAACCGGACTGCGGCCCTGATGCCGGGGTCGGGTCCGACAGAAGCTCACTAAGGAGGAGCGATGGCACAAGGCAACAAGAGCCGTATCATAATCTGGACGATCGTCGGCATACTCGTCGTGCTCGCGGTGGTGATGTTCGTCACCAGGCCGAAGAACGTCGGCGGGAAGCCCATAAACGCGACCGGGTACGTGCGCGCGCAGGAGTACCAGTTCAAGCTGCTCGAGCGGAAGGCTGCGGCGGCCCAGTCCCAGTTCCCGAATGCACCGGCCGACGTGTGGCAGAAGATAGCGGACCAGATAGCCCAGGGCCGGACGATCATGGCTGAAATGCCCGCGCTGACCGATCAGAAGGACCTGCGGGCCAGGAGGGACTCGGTTGACAACTGCCAAGCCGTAGGCCTGCAGTTGCTGACCAGTGTCACCGGCAAGAAAGCCAAAGGGAACGCTGGCGGGAAGTAGCAGGTAATGACCGGCAGGTGGTCGCGCAGCGGCCACTTCGTGAGCGGCAGGTAAGTAGTTGCGGGCCGGCCCCGAGCATGATCGGGGCCGGCCTCGTCTTGGACGCCACGGAGTTTGACGGGGCTCTGGTTGGCGCTAAACTTCGTGGGCGTGAACACAAGCATCCGGAGGAAAGCACCATGAGCAGATATATTGTCTGGGCTCTGGTCGGAATCGTCGTAATCGTCGGTATCGTGCTGTTCGTGACGGCGCCAAAGAAAGCGCCAGCCTCCAAGCTGACTCTCGATTTGGTGAAGAGCGGGGTGGCGGACGCGGATACGCAAATGGGCCGACTCGTCGCCCGAGCCGATGCGGCGAGGAGGCACATTGCGCCCGGCGCCGGTTCCCAAAGTCTCGTGGAGGCCGACAGTCTTCTGGCGCAGGCCCGCGAGAAACTGGGTCAGGCGGATACGGCGACCGATCTCAAGCAAGCCACGCAGCTATTGACCGATGGTCGAGTGGCGCTGCGCAAGGCACGGCGGGCGGTCGAACTGGCGACGAAGCCGGGTTCGCGTCCTCCGGGCAGTCAATAGGCGAGTGACGCGCTGCTCCGGCGATGCGTCGCGCCTCATGCCGGACGTGCAGCGCGGCCTCAGCGGTTAGTAGTAGACGTAGCGCAGGCGGGGGAATCCGAATCCGCCGAACAGCCCCTCGGCCGTTCCTTCAAGCATGTCCCGCAGCCATGAATTCAGGTGGTGGCCGGGCTGGACAAGCCGCGGCTCGCCCTCGATGCCGCAGAGTGACGCGGCGATGCGCTTGGCATCTTCGAAGGTCCCTAGCGTGTCAACCAGCCCGTAGGCAAGAGCCTGGCGGCCGGTCATGATTCGGCCGTCCGCGAACGCCAGGACGCTGTCTTTCGGGATTTTCCGTTCGGTGCTGACGATCGAGACAAACTGGTCGTAGGCGTCGGTCACGACGCCCTGGAGCAGTTCGCGGTCCTGGTCGGTCATGTCGCGAAACGGCGAGCCGATGTCCTTGTGGATTCGGGACTTCACGACTTCGACCTTGATTCCGACTTTGTCCATCAGGCCTTTGACAACCGGGAATTCCATGATTACCCCGATCGAACCAGTGAGGGTCTGCGGGTTGGCGACTATCCTGGTCGCCGGAGCCGATACGTAGTAGCCCCCGGACGCGGCCAGGGAACCCATGGAAACGATGATCGGCATGCCGCCATTGCGGATGCGACAGATCTCCTCGTAGATCTCGTGAGACGGCGAAGTCATCCCGCCCGGGCTATCGACCCGAATCAGGATGCCCTTGACCAGCGGGTTGTGTTCAAGTGACTTGAGCTGGCGGACGGTTTCGGTCGCATCAACGATGGTGCCCTTGATCTCGATGTAGCCGAGGGCCTTGTTCCAGGTCTTGACGCCGGAGACACCGGATCCTGAACCGGCGACGAGGAAGGCAACGGACAGGCCGAGCATGACCGCCAGCAGCGCGGCCGCGACGACAATGAGGACTATGACGGTACTACGCTTCACGGGAGAATGGGCCCAAGTAGATTCGAACTACTGACCCCTGCGTTATCAGCACAGTGCTCTACCACCTGAGCTATGGGCCCGGTCGGGTCGGACGCAGCGGACCGGTCTGACCCGTCGGACATCTTACGGAAAGCAGACACGGAGTCAAGGACGCGGCTTGACACGCGGGCCCGACGGTGTGTCCTCGACCAGAAAACCCAACTCGGCAACCTGACCGCGCAGGCGGTCCGATTCGGCCCAGTCCTTTGCCTTCCGAGCCCGCTCGCGGGCGGCGACCAACTCCTCCACCTGGCCCGGGACGCCTGCCGCAGCATCCACCAGCCGTGCCAGCCCCAGTCCAAGGACGAGGTCGAGGTCGAGAATGGCGTCCCAGGCGGCGCGGTCCTGGCGCTGGTTTCCCTCCCTGACAAGGCTCCAAACCGCAGCCAGGCCCTGAGGGATGTTGAGGTCGTCGGCGACGGCGTCCTTGAACTCCTGTCGATAGGGCTCGGTCCAGGCGGAGTCTTTCACCGGCCAGGTCTGTGCGTTGCGGCCGAAGTCGGCCAGGCCAAGCAGCGAGTTCTGTGCACCCTGCAGCGATTCGGCGGTGAAACTGAGGGGCATGCGATACAGGGCCGTCTGGCAGAGATAGCGGAAACCGGCCGGCGAGATGCCTCGTTTCTCCAACTCGGAAACGGTCACGAGGTTGCCCTCGGACTTGCCCATCCTGGCGTCGCCAATGACGAGGAAAGCGTTGTGCATCCAGCGCGCGACCACCTCCTTGCCGGTGGCGGCGAAGTTCTGGGCGCGCTCATTGGTGTGGTGAACCGGTATGTGGTCGATGCCGCCGGTGTGAATGTCAAAGCGCTCGCCCAGATACTTGATGGACATGGCCGAACACTCAAGGTGCCAGCCGGGAAATCCCCGGCCCCAGGGCGAATCCCACTGCATCAGGTGTTTGGGCTGGTTCGTAATCCAGAGCGCGAAGTCGGACGGGTTGCGGCGTTCCGGGTCGACCTTGGTGCGCGCGCCGGCCTGCTGCTCAGCCAGGTTCAGCCGCGACAG from the bacterium genome contains:
- the sppA gene encoding signal peptide peptidase SppA; this encodes MKRSTVIVLIVVAAALLAVMLGLSVAFLVAGSGSGVSGVKTWNKALGYIEIKGTIVDATETVRQLKSLEHNPLVKGILIRVDSPGGMTSPSHEIYEEICRIRNGGMPIIVSMGSLAASGGYYVSAPATRIVANPQTLTGSIGVIMEFPVVKGLMDKVGIKVEVVKSRIHKDIGSPFRDMTDQDRELLQGVVTDAYDQFVSIVSTERKIPKDSVLAFADGRIMTGRQALAYGLVDTLGTFEDAKRIAASLCGIEGEPRLVQPGHHLNSWLRDMLEGTAEGLFGGFGFPRLRYVYY
- the cysS gene encoding cysteine--tRNA ligase; this translates as MKLYNTLTRRKDEFVPIVPGKVGIYTCGPTVYMYAHVGNFRAYVFSDTLRRVMEYLGYEVKHVMNVTDVGHLTSDEDIGEDKLEKGARQEGKRPEDIARFYEQAFFTDADKLNIERPHIVCRATEHIADMIELVRRIEANGFAYRTSVGLVFDTGKYPDYPLLSRLNLAEQQAGARTKVDPERRNPSDFALWITNQPKHLMQWDSPWGRGFPGWHLECSAMSIKYLGERFDIHTGGIDHIPVHHTNERAQNFAATGKEVVARWMHNAFLVIGDARMGKSEGNLVTVSELEKRGISPAGFRYLCQTALYRMPLSFTAESLQGAQNSLLGLADFGRNAQTWPVKDSAWTEPYRQEFKDAVADDLNIPQGLAAVWSLVREGNQRQDRAAWDAILDLDLVLGLGLARLVDAAAGVPGQVEELVAARERARKAKDWAESDRLRGQVAELGFLVEDTPSGPRVKPRP